The proteins below are encoded in one region of Syntrophorhabdaceae bacterium:
- a CDS encoding radical SAM protein — translation MNILILNPPHPTAIIREGRCQSPQNMRKTPIPQMTIAYLAGILQKGANNIKVFDCIADDLTPDNLFEKLKGFEPEISFINTTTPSINSDLAFVRLLKAHYPHCFIATFGTHVTALHEEIMDRYDFLDCVIRHEPEWTALDIVEALKSNGITDKGVPGCTIRYKNRIIIGENRQYNTSLDDIGFPAWEYFDISKYLHPVFNKPYLMVNTSRGCIHNCIFCVASIFYGKKVRYRSIPSIIREIKDHVIGKFGVRYIWFYADDFTYSIEFVKELCRAIIENKIEITWWTNTRVDKPDEEMFRLMKKAGCFMLSIGGESGNETILKNIKKGTRPEFIKNTVDILRRVGINSLVYFLFGLPGETRETIRETIDFAKRIKPDYVEFYPATPYPGTEFYQIACRDNSIIDENWDHYFCGGNEFVIKISGVEKDELDTIMKKAYREFYLRPSYFLILLKRMAKPVEFMRLMNFGFTYVKRFVQEKSK, via the coding sequence ATGAATATATTAATCTTAAACCCTCCTCATCCAACTGCAATCATCAGAGAAGGTCGTTGCCAGTCACCGCAGAACATGAGAAAGACACCTATACCCCAGATGACCATTGCTTATCTTGCCGGTATTTTACAGAAGGGAGCTAATAATATAAAGGTTTTTGACTGTATTGCCGATGATTTAACACCGGATAACCTTTTTGAGAAATTAAAAGGTTTTGAGCCCGAAATATCATTTATAAATACTACCACACCGTCTATTAATTCCGATCTCGCGTTTGTTCGTTTACTAAAAGCCCATTACCCCCATTGTTTTATTGCCACCTTTGGGACACATGTCACAGCCCTCCATGAAGAGATAATGGACAGATATGATTTTTTAGATTGTGTTATTCGACATGAACCAGAATGGACTGCGCTGGATATTGTAGAGGCACTAAAGTCTAATGGCATTACAGATAAAGGTGTCCCTGGTTGCACAATCCGATATAAAAACCGTATAATCATAGGAGAGAATAGACAGTATAATACCTCTTTAGACGACATTGGGTTTCCTGCCTGGGAATATTTTGATATATCTAAATATCTTCATCCGGTCTTTAATAAACCCTATTTGATGGTGAATACCTCAAGGGGATGTATTCATAATTGTATCTTTTGCGTGGCTTCTATCTTTTACGGTAAAAAAGTCCGCTATCGATCTATACCAAGCATTATTCGCGAGATAAAAGACCATGTTATAGGTAAATTCGGGGTGCGCTATATATGGTTTTATGCCGATGATTTTACATATTCAATAGAATTCGTTAAGGAGTTATGTAGGGCAATCATAGAAAACAAAATAGAGATAACCTGGTGGACAAATACAAGGGTTGATAAGCCTGATGAGGAGATGTTTAGGTTGATGAAAAAGGCAGGTTGTTTTATGCTTTCCATAGGTGGTGAAAGCGGTAATGAAACGATTCTAAAAAACATAAAAAAAGGCACAAGACCTGAGTTTATAAAAAATACCGTGGATATCTTGAGAAGGGTTGGCATTAATTCCCTTGTATATTTCTTGTTTGGACTACCAGGTGAGACAAGAGAGACAATAAGAGAGACTATAGATTTTGCTAAAAGGATCAAACCAGATTATGTGGAATTCTATCCTGCAACTCCTTATCCTGGGACAGAATTTTATCAAATTGCCTGCAGAGACAATTCTATTATCGATGAAAACTGGGATCATTATTTTTGTGGTGGAAACGAATTTGTAATAAAGATATCGGGAGTTGAAAAGGATGAACTGGATACGATCATGAAAAAGGCCTATCGTGAATTCTACCTTAGACCTTCATATTTTCTAATTCTATTAAAAAGAATGGCAAAACCAGTGGAATTTATGAGGTTGATGAATTTCGGGTTCACCTATGTGAAAAGATTTGTTCAAGAAAAAAGTAAATGA
- a CDS encoding glycosyltransferase family 2 protein, protein MKIYLLLPAYNEGRALNPLLKRIKKGMEDRGFEYEVIVYNDGSIDDTLKVLAENKYGIPLKVIGKPVNEGLGYAFFSLLKEVIALSDNEDDIAIVLDADNTHNPEHIYRMFNGIREGFDVVIASRYLPDSRVIGVTRFRQFLSLMASWLMRLLFPIKGVKDYTCGYRAYSLECLKKAYNLFGDKIIEEKGFACMAEFLVKLRKLNIIAVEIPLLLRYDRKPGESKMDILKTIKRTLLLLYRLKKI, encoded by the coding sequence ATGAAGATATATTTATTGCTGCCAGCATATAATGAAGGTAGGGCGCTCAATCCTCTTTTGAAAAGGATAAAAAAAGGTATGGAGGATAGAGGCTTTGAATATGAGGTAATTGTATATAATGATGGTAGTATAGATGATACATTGAAAGTCCTCGCAGAAAATAAATATGGTATTCCCCTGAAGGTAATAGGAAAGCCTGTAAACGAAGGCCTTGGTTATGCATTCTTCAGCCTTTTAAAAGAGGTAATAGCCCTTTCAGACAATGAAGATGATATAGCAATAGTTCTTGATGCCGACAATACCCATAATCCAGAACATATCTATAGGATGTTTAATGGAATAAGGGAAGGTTTCGATGTGGTCATAGCTTCCAGGTATCTGCCTGATAGCAGGGTTATAGGTGTTACAAGGTTCAGACAATTTTTAAGTCTTATGGCTTCGTGGTTAATGAGGCTCTTGTTTCCCATAAAAGGGGTGAAAGATTACACATGTGGTTACAGGGCATATTCCCTTGAATGTTTAAAAAAGGCTTATAACTTATTTGGTGATAAAATCATAGAAGAAAAGGGCTTTGCCTGTATGGCAGAGTTTCTCGTTAAACTTAGAAAATTAAATATTATTGCCGTGGAGATACCCCTTCTATTGAGATACGACAGGAAGCCGGGCGAAAGCAAGATGGATATTTTAAAAACAATAAAAAGGACATTGCTTTTACTTTATAGATTAAAAAAGATATAG
- a CDS encoding class I SAM-dependent methyltransferase, with translation MLQGKDDWFVSHRETIGIGAEYEKQALKDHKYYVKVKSLHLLRKTSEFFGNTEGIIALDLGCGTGETIEYFQDRFYHVIGCDFSEGMLRYASYKKMKNITLKQCDAEALPFKETSIDLITMFGLIHHVETKDRIKNIFREAYRVLKTGGMIAVYDFNPYNPISRYIVKTCPIDVGVNLDGYKRSKFPTTFYPHELMEILRDSGLTTIKVEYLIFFPKSLSFFLPLERFLSKVPLGGMYSLIGKK, from the coding sequence ATGTTGCAAGGTAAAGACGACTGGTTTGTTTCTCACAGAGAAACCATAGGTATTGGTGCCGAATATGAAAAACAAGCATTAAAAGACCATAAATATTACGTAAAGGTAAAGTCTCTCCATTTATTGAGAAAGACATCAGAGTTCTTTGGAAATACTGAGGGTATTATCGCCCTGGATTTAGGTTGTGGCACCGGTGAGACCATAGAGTATTTCCAAGATAGGTTTTATCATGTTATTGGCTGTGATTTTTCAGAGGGTATGTTGAGGTATGCTTCTTATAAAAAAATGAAGAATATTACGCTAAAACAATGTGATGCTGAGGCCTTGCCATTTAAAGAGACATCCATTGACCTTATAACCATGTTTGGGCTTATCCATCATGTAGAAACAAAGGATAGAATCAAAAATATTTTCAGAGAGGCATACCGTGTATTAAAGACAGGGGGCATGATAGCTGTTTATGACTTTAATCCTTATAATCCCATATCGAGGTATATAGTCAAAACATGTCCTATTGATGTAGGGGTCAATCTCGATGGGTATAAAAGGTCAAAATTTCCTACCACATTCTATCCACACGAATTAATGGAAATACTGAGAGATTCAGGATTAACTACAATAAAGGTAGAGTATCTCATCTTTTTTCCAAAATCCCTTTCGTTCTTTTTGCCCTTGGAAAGATTCCTCTCAAAGGTTCCTTTGGGCGGAATGTATTCTTTGATTGGGAAAAAATAA
- a CDS encoding DUF2079 domain-containing protein: MKDLSVLSHHSYFDYAIYLVYLNNFVQGKGLITYFHETVVPGSSSHWLANHFTPLIYIFAYAFKVFPSFHMVNWLHTILLGFSPIILYIFSRRFIGRFGAFCISLTLIFNPTFQYITLYEFDFLRFIIPSGILMLGYVLGGYPAIYIILSLFIVLLIREDAAFLAFGIGIFMFFFQKKRRIMGFAIMVVSILYLLTVLQVIMPYFRGEKTVMDAHVAAYMFYEFGRTPGEILKNIFLSPIIFLKHIFHPMKLINWFMYFLPYAFVPFAAVNVLVIALPLLIFLSYSGSIKYISYMLYYVSPILVVVTWATVIGLYKTQNICKSKEWFKKWWEKPPSIERLSFAVLAASIICSIYFGPSPISLQFWFSDFKVAPLHSTTFYRERYIPKQHDEIIQRAAKMIPEDVSVMAEFFLLTDVYKNREIRCFPIYYIFEDLESIFNVDYIFIDKSHPMKAKSSGGPFKADNELYYLWIENRPDTYEKVFSEDGVILYKNKKIEFNHQIKL, translated from the coding sequence ATGAAAGACCTATCTGTGCTATCACATCATAGTTACTTTGATTATGCCATATATCTTGTTTATTTAAATAACTTTGTCCAAGGCAAAGGGCTTATAACATATTTTCATGAGACAGTTGTTCCCGGAAGTAGCAGTCACTGGCTTGCCAATCATTTTACACCCCTTATATATATATTTGCCTATGCATTTAAGGTCTTTCCCTCCTTTCATATGGTAAATTGGCTTCATACCATATTATTAGGGTTTTCCCCTATAATTCTCTATATCTTTAGTCGGCGTTTTATTGGAAGATTTGGTGCCTTTTGTATATCGCTGACCCTTATCTTTAATCCCACGTTTCAATACATAACCCTCTATGAATTTGATTTTCTTAGATTTATTATACCGTCAGGGATCCTTATGCTTGGTTATGTTTTAGGTGGTTATCCTGCCATTTATATCATTTTATCGCTTTTTATTGTTTTGTTAATAAGAGAGGATGCTGCATTTTTGGCGTTTGGTATAGGTATTTTTATGTTTTTTTTTCAGAAGAAAAGGAGAATCATGGGCTTTGCTATTATGGTGGTTTCCATTTTATATCTTTTGACTGTTCTACAGGTCATAATGCCTTATTTCAGAGGTGAAAAAACTGTAATGGATGCCCATGTGGCAGCTTATATGTTTTATGAGTTTGGCAGGACACCAGGTGAGATACTGAAAAATATCTTCTTAAGCCCTATTATATTTCTTAAACATATTTTCCATCCCATGAAATTAATCAATTGGTTTATGTATTTTCTTCCATATGCATTTGTGCCTTTTGCTGCTGTCAATGTCCTTGTTATTGCATTGCCTCTCCTGATATTTCTATCTTATAGCGGCTCTATAAAATATATATCTTATATGCTCTACTATGTGTCCCCAATCCTGGTGGTGGTAACATGGGCTACGGTAATAGGTTTATATAAGACGCAGAATATTTGCAAAAGCAAAGAATGGTTTAAGAAATGGTGGGAAAAACCTCCTTCAATAGAGAGATTGTCTTTTGCAGTGCTTGCCGCCAGCATAATCTGTTCTATCTATTTTGGTCCTTCACCCATTTCTCTTCAATTCTGGTTCAGTGATTTCAAAGTTGCACCCCTTCATTCAACTACCTTTTACAGAGAACGTTATATACCTAAACAACATGATGAAATAATACAGAGGGCAGCCAAGATGATTCCTGAGGATGTATCTGTCATGGCAGAGTTTTTTCTCCTTACTGATGTGTATAAAAACAGGGAGATAAGGTGTTTTCCCATTTATTATATATTTGAGGATCTCGAATCCATTTTTAATGTAGATTATATATTTATTGATAAATCACACCCCATGAAAGCCAAGAGTTCAGGAGGTCCATTCAAGGCAGACAATGAATTATACTACCTGTGGATAGAAAATAGACCAGATACCTACGAAAAGGTCTTTTCGGAAGACGGTGTTATCCTGTATAAAAACAAAAAGATAGAGTTTAATCATCAGATAAAGTTATAG